In Holophagales bacterium, one DNA window encodes the following:
- a CDS encoding VCBS repeat-containing protein, producing the protein MSHRLSYRLSLAVVANILSFGVVTLPAAGDEPPKAATAVPAPSAATPQPHFGMSQAALMPGGEQPAQPIEPPDGKWLKDESGREYFVHKIPKSDPFVIGVEGKLLKLRWNMEADLVGQDRENYLIKWYRPTTEATGPGRRRIDPAEQARLLASLRPEVPEVDRLEFRNVGAGLPEEGQWREGFRLFDFNQDGKLDIVHGPARKIAGPPVVFAGDGKGNWKRLPSVFPRLSYDYGDVAVADFNGDGLPDIALAMHIKGLMVLASDKKSGAYESWSGGLPYEVPGRGGAAAGFASRAIAAVDWNRDGRPDLVTLGEGPRMAASSDGPRVGQSESYGVVVSLNQGDGTWKRIDHGMVDGNIFGNSLAVGDVNGDGLADVVTASGIQGREDLINLGQPDGSWITQTLDPLPDESYVRAVALGDLDADGRLDIVAGYLTFLGKKWTSGIDAYLNRGDHWERHQLIGEASREGFSALAVGDLDGDGRADVVALRGEGATLVLLGDGKGGAVREASPEITVWKGCGGSHVELGDLDGDGRQELVTAFAGEVSGFADPTKCLNGGGIQAWKATAKAPAVDGGH; encoded by the coding sequence ATGTCGCACCGTCTCTCCTACCGCTTGTCCCTGGCCGTCGTGGCGAACATCCTGTCGTTCGGAGTCGTGACGCTTCCGGCTGCCGGGGATGAACCGCCGAAAGCTGCGACCGCGGTGCCAGCGCCGTCGGCGGCCACCCCGCAGCCCCACTTCGGAATGTCCCAGGCCGCACTGATGCCAGGTGGCGAGCAGCCGGCGCAGCCGATCGAGCCGCCCGACGGCAAGTGGCTGAAAGACGAGAGCGGACGGGAGTACTTCGTGCACAAGATTCCGAAGTCCGACCCGTTCGTCATCGGTGTCGAAGGCAAGCTGCTCAAGCTGCGATGGAACATGGAGGCGGACCTGGTGGGTCAGGACCGCGAGAACTACCTGATCAAGTGGTATCGGCCGACGACCGAGGCGACCGGCCCCGGCCGGCGGCGAATCGACCCGGCCGAGCAGGCCCGGCTGCTCGCCTCGCTCCGTCCGGAGGTTCCGGAAGTGGACCGGCTCGAGTTCCGCAACGTCGGGGCGGGACTTCCCGAAGAAGGGCAGTGGCGGGAGGGTTTCCGCCTCTTCGACTTCAACCAGGACGGAAAGCTGGACATCGTCCACGGCCCGGCGCGAAAGATCGCCGGACCGCCGGTGGTTTTCGCCGGAGACGGCAAGGGGAATTGGAAGCGCCTTCCCTCGGTCTTTCCTCGCTTGTCGTATGACTACGGAGACGTTGCCGTCGCGGACTTCAACGGGGATGGCCTTCCGGACATCGCCCTGGCGATGCACATCAAAGGCCTGATGGTGCTCGCCAGTGACAAGAAGTCAGGTGCTTACGAGAGCTGGAGCGGTGGATTGCCGTACGAAGTCCCGGGTCGTGGCGGTGCGGCAGCGGGCTTCGCTTCGCGAGCCATCGCGGCGGTCGACTGGAACCGTGACGGGAGGCCGGACCTGGTGACCCTGGGCGAGGGGCCGAGAATGGCGGCCTCTTCCGACGGACCCCGCGTGGGCCAGTCGGAGTCCTATGGAGTGGTCGTCAGCCTCAATCAGGGCGACGGGACCTGGAAGCGCATCGACCACGGCATGGTCGACGGGAACATCTTCGGCAACTCGCTGGCGGTCGGCGACGTGAACGGCGACGGGCTCGCCGATGTCGTGACCGCGTCGGGGATCCAGGGCCGAGAGGACCTGATCAATCTCGGTCAGCCCGATGGATCCTGGATCACCCAGACCCTCGATCCGCTGCCGGACGAGAGCTACGTTCGTGCCGTCGCCCTCGGCGATCTCGATGCCGACGGCCGGCTCGACATCGTCGCCGGTTACCTGACCTTCCTCGGAAAGAAGTGGACCTCCGGAATCGACGCCTATCTCAACCGGGGCGATCATTGGGAGCGTCATCAACTCATCGGAGAGGCCTCTCGAGAAGGGTTCTCGGCACTGGCGGTGGGCGACCTGGACGGGGATGGTCGAGCCGATGTCGTCGCCCTGCGCGGCGAAGGCGCGACGCTGGTTCTGCTCGGGGACGGCAAGGGGGGGGCGGTACGGGAGGCGTCTCCTGAGATCACGGTCTGGAAAGGGTGCGGCGGATCGCACGTGGAGCTCGGCGATCTCGACGGCGATGGGCGACAGGAGCTCGTGACCGCTTTCGCGGGCGAAGTCTCCGGATTCGCCGATCCGACCAAGTGCCTCAACGGTGGAGGGATCCAAGCCTGGAAGGCAACGGCCAAGGCGCCCGCCGTCGATGGGGGGCATTGA